In Calditrichota bacterium, one genomic interval encodes:
- the aroC gene encoding chorismate synthase: protein MRYFTAGESHGKALVGILEGMPAQVPVRREEIDRQLRRRQAGHGRGARMGIEQDRVEILAGVRLGRTTGAPVALVVANRDWQNWQEVMAVEASGERPEPVTVPRPGHADLAGALKYRHTDLRDVIERASARETAMRVALGAVAGELLEQLSIGVVSHVAAIAGQWSSWKAIDETPAVAGSRALQWCGKLGAQADESRVRCLDPEAEKRMLAAIDEAHEAGDSVGGVLEVVAVGVPPGLGGYAHWDRRLDGRLAMAVMSIPGIKSVEIGLGSRTADLRGSQVHDEIVARPRRRLVRASNHAGGIEGGVSNGQPIVLRAAMKPIPTLARPLRSVDLCSGKPTAAHRERADVCAVPAAAVVAEAMVKLVLADAILEKFGGDSLPELLAAYEHNKVR from the coding sequence CTGCGATACTTCACAGCGGGCGAGTCGCACGGCAAGGCGCTGGTAGGCATCCTGGAGGGGATGCCCGCTCAGGTACCGGTGCGCAGGGAGGAGATTGACCGCCAGTTGCGACGTCGGCAAGCGGGCCATGGGAGGGGCGCGCGCATGGGCATCGAACAAGACCGGGTGGAGATTCTTGCCGGGGTGCGCCTGGGGCGCACCACTGGGGCTCCGGTGGCCCTCGTAGTGGCTAATCGGGACTGGCAGAATTGGCAGGAGGTCATGGCTGTAGAGGCAAGCGGCGAGCGGCCTGAGCCGGTGACGGTGCCGCGCCCTGGTCATGCAGACCTTGCCGGGGCCCTCAAGTACCGGCACACTGACCTACGCGACGTGATCGAACGAGCCAGTGCCCGCGAGACGGCCATGCGCGTGGCTCTGGGGGCAGTGGCTGGTGAACTTCTGGAACAATTGAGCATCGGTGTGGTCAGTCACGTCGCCGCCATCGCCGGCCAGTGGAGCAGTTGGAAAGCGATTGATGAGACGCCAGCTGTTGCCGGCAGCCGTGCCCTGCAGTGGTGCGGGAAGCTCGGCGCCCAGGCGGACGAGTCCCGGGTGCGATGCTTAGATCCTGAAGCCGAAAAGCGTATGCTCGCGGCGATCGATGAGGCGCACGAGGCGGGCGACTCCGTGGGCGGCGTGCTGGAAGTGGTGGCAGTGGGCGTGCCACCAGGCCTCGGCGGCTACGCGCACTGGGACCGCCGCCTGGACGGACGCTTGGCCATGGCAGTGATGTCCATCCCTGGCATTAAGAGTGTGGAAATCGGTTTGGGGTCGAGAACTGCAGACCTTCGTGGTTCACAAGTGCACGACGAGATTGTCGCCCGGCCGCGGCGCAGGTTGGTTCGGGCCAGCAACCACGCAGGCGGCATCGAGGGCGGCGTGAGCAACGGTCAGCCCATTGTGCTGCGCGCCGCCATGAAACCGATACCGACACTTGCCCGCCCCTTGCGTTCTGTGGACTTGTGCAGCGGCAAGCCTACCGCGGCTCATCGCGAACGGGCAGATGTGTGCGCTGTCCCTGCGGCTGCGGTGGTTGCAGAGGCCATGGTCAAACTGGTGCTTGCCGATGCTATCCTGGAAAAGTTCGGCGGCGACTCCTTGCCTGAGCTGCTCGCAGCCTATGAGCACAACAAAGTCCGGTAA
- a CDS encoding shikimate kinase — MSTTKSGNIYLIGFMGAGKSSLGRALAARLGMPFVDTDQLIEQLTGRSIADLFAIEGEGHFRQIERQVIETVSRQVGQVVAVGGGAVVDSENWRRLQESGITVYIKCAPSLLSQRLAKDRARPLLQGLDGEERSLAIAGLLAEREPRYCQAQVVLRVDETATVEALVSQLLAVLGKRDGND, encoded by the coding sequence ATGAGCACAACAAAGTCCGGTAACATCTATCTCATCGGCTTTATGGGCGCAGGGAAGAGCAGCCTCGGACGAGCCCTTGCTGCACGCCTGGGCATGCCCTTTGTCGACACCGACCAGCTCATCGAGCAACTGACCGGGCGCAGCATCGCTGATCTCTTCGCCATAGAAGGGGAAGGCCATTTTCGCCAGATAGAACGGCAGGTGATCGAAACGGTGAGCAGGCAGGTAGGCCAGGTGGTGGCGGTCGGCGGAGGAGCAGTCGTGGACAGTGAGAACTGGCGACGGCTGCAAGAAAGCGGGATAACCGTGTACATCAAGTGCGCGCCCTCCCTGTTGAGTCAGCGACTCGCCAAAGATAGGGCCCGTCCGCTGCTGCAGGGACTTGACGGAGAGGAGCGCTCTTTGGCCATTGCAGGCCTGTTGGCCGAACGGGAACCGCGTTACTGCCAGGCGCAGGTGGTTCTGCGCGTGGACGAGACGGCCACCGTCGAGGCGCTGGTGAGTCAACTGTTGGCGGTGCTGGGAAAAAGGGATGGAAACGATTGA